TCACGGCCAGGGATTTCAAATCCTTTGCAAATATATGCACCTTATCTTTTTTGTCGGTGTTCGAGAGTAATTTGACTGAAGATTTGGAATCAATTCTTCATAATCTCTCAGCTGGCTGTGTCGTTCACTCACTTCAAGAATTGGATTTGAGCTATAGTCAAATCATTGGCTCAATACCTGATGACCTTTCAATATTCCCGTTTTTAAAAGACTTGTCCCTTGATTTTAATCAGTTAAGAGGAAAAATAGCTGACAATATCAGGTTGCCGTCTCAGTTAAAGGCTTTGTCCATCAGTTCGAACTCTATAGAAGGTGGAATTCCAAAGTCATTTGGAAACATATGTACTTTGGAATCATTAGACTTGTCTTATAACAATATGATAGGAGAGCTACCAGTTGCAATCCAGCACTTGTCTGGATGCTCAAGTCTACAGTACTTGGATCTCAGCAATAATAAATTCAACGGAACCTTGCCTGACATCACATCAATATTCCCATCTTTAATAACATTATCTTTGTCCGAAAATAAGCTAAATGGAAAGGTTCCCGAAGAAATTCGTTTTCCATTGCAGTTGGAGACTTTGATGATGAACTCAAACTCCTTGGAAGGTGTGATCACAGAAtctcatttttataatttgtctAACTTGAAGGTCTTGGACTTATCTGGCAACTCATtcgttttaaaaattaatcctGATTGGATTCCACCTTTTCAGTTGCAAGTGATAAATTTGCAACATTGCATGCTGGGTCCGTATATTCCAAAATGGTTGCAGACACAGAAAAACTTGATCCAACTTGATATTTCCAATGCTGGAATTTCGGATATCACTCCAGAGTGGTTTTGGGCTCTATCAACAAGGCTATACACAATGAACATTTCGTACAACAATCTCACCGGAACAATTCCGAATTTTGCATTGAGGCTTGCGGGATATCCTTCTATATCTCTAGCTGCAAATCAATTTGAAGGCTCAATCCCGCTATTTTTACGAAGAGCTGTGTCCCTGGATCTGTCCAACAATAAATTTTCAGATGTTACTTCATTTGTATGTGCCAATGATACAGCTGAAAGATTAGACCAATTAGATATTTCAAACAATCATTTATCTGGTCAAATCCCTGATTGTTgggaaaattttaaatcattagTTTATATAGATGTGAGTAACAATAATTTTTCTGGACAAGTCCCCACTTCAATGGgatcagttcttgagcttcgTGTATTGATATTAAGAAACAATAGCTTGATGGGAGAGCTTCCTTTCTCGATGAAGCATTGCAAAAATTTAGTGATGCTGGATGCAGGAGAGAACAAATTATCAGGAATCATTCCTTCTTGGATTGGAAGCAGCTTACAACAACTGCAAATGTTAAGCTTGCGGAAAAATCACTTTTTTGGAAGCATACCATTATCTCTTTGTTTTCTAAATGGCATTCGCTTCTTGGATCTCTCGGTTAATCAGCTGTGGGGCCCAATTCCCAAATGTTTCATTAACTTCACTGCAATGACCACCCAAGAAAGGTTCTTAACAGATTCCCATCATCATTCTTATATTGTCAACGACACCATTATACGGCATATGTATAATTATGATATAATTGCTTTGTTAATGTGGAAAGGTGTAGAACACATATTTGAGAATGATAAGTTGCTTCTCAAAGGTATTGATCTCTCAAGTAATCAATTATCTGAAGACATTCCAACAGAACTTGGGAATTTAGTTGAATTGGTTGCATTGAATTTATCAAGAAATAACTTGACAGGAATAATTCCCTCAGAGATCGGAAGGCTAGTATCTCTAGAATTTCTCGATTTGTCGAGAAACCACTTGTTTGGCTCCATTCCTTCTAGTCTTGCAAAAATTGACCGTCTCTCAATGTTAGATGTGTCACACAATAATTTATCTGGGATGATTCCAATTGGCACACAATTGCAGAGCTTTAATGCCACAAGTTATGAAGAAAATCAAGATCTATGTGGGCTACCTCTTGAAAAGTTGTGTTTTGTAAAAGAACCGCATCAAGAATCTGTGGTTAAAACCCAAGATGAGGATGATGATTTTCTTCAAACATTCTTTATGAGCATGGGATTGGGATTCTTTGTTGGATTCTGGGGGATCTTTGGCACTATCCTCTTCAATCGCTCATGGAGACATGCTTACTTCCGATTCTTGAACAACATAACAGAAAAAGTTATGTCAAGGTGGCAACGGTGGTGATAAATGCAGCAACTACTAGCTTGATTGGTAATaccttctcttttatttattttaagttgaTCTTATTtcgatttttttatatgaaatattGTTCAACCTATGGACTTTGAATGATGTTAAtggtttcttatcttttcactGATAGCGGGATCGGCGATCATGTGCCGGCATCATTCTAGTCAGGAAGCAAATAAAGCTGCAGTACTTTTAATTTAAGTGATCAATAAAACTTAGTCGTTCGTGAAGTGTGTGTGAGAAactttaaaagtaaataaaatgaGTTGTGTATTTGTAACTAAGTACTAGTGAGTGTTACTTATTGATATATCAGTTTGTATTTGTGAATTGTAACTACCGGTTACCAATCAGTGTTCTGATGTATTTGGTTTAGACAAGAGAATATGATATCTATTTTATATCTTTCATGGGATAATGATCATCAAATCATTTTTGCATGGTAATGAATTTTCTTGAAAAGCTTGACTAAAAAGAGAATGGCTTGAACAACAGCAACTCAATATGGCTTTACTGAATTCAACTAAGTAGGAAGATGGGATAATGTTAAACAATCATTATTTCAGATGGATCATAGTCATGCATGTGACATAGTTGTTTGAGATTTTGGTGCATTTGTTTGCATAACATTTATCTCACGTTCGCTCTTGCATATGTGTAAGCCACAAGAACTCTGTTTTTTTTCCTGTTTTGGACGCCTACTTCTACttccatgcattcatcatgACTGTATCCAACAAACCTAAaattcttttctttaatttgcaGTTGTTGCATCCAAAACACGCGGTGTTATAGTGAACACATTTGAGAACTTATTAGAACCAAGACGCCTCAAAGCGAATTCTGAAGGTTCAGCACGCATGCTCATTTGTCCAACACCACCAGTTTTCTACGTGGGACCTTCACTTgcaacaaaatcaaaatcacaaaCGCGGGTTGTGCATGATAATGAATGCACGAGTTGGTTGAACATGAAAACCTAGTAAAAGTGAGTGTTGTCTTTCTTTGTTTTAGAAGCATGCACGACGTTTATGTACTGTTATCCAAAGAGCAGTAACATGAAATGGCCTATCCGTTGGAGAGAAGTAGCCAAAGGTTCTTGTGGCTCGTGTGAAAGCGAGTTAGGGTTGCCATGGATGAAGATGAGTCTTCTCATCTTGCATTCAGTATTCACCCaccttctcaatcacatttaaTCCGCAAAAAGTACTAAAAGACCTATGTATTTCGTTATGGATCTTATAACaaatattatacattttttcACTCTAAAATTATCTTAATTAAATATGTCAAATTATCAAGATTCTAAAATTGGTTCATCGAACCAGTTCAAACATCATAATCTTTTCTTACTTACCTAAAGTCACCAGTTTAATTCTCActcttaacttaaaaaaaaaaaagattggtTGATCGATCCAGTCGCAGCACAACTTCTTGCAACATGTATATAGACACACATTAAGTTATACcatttataaaaaagaaaagtacaAGGAGTGAACTACCAGTCAAACATTGaacaactcaattaataatgattaattttaaataatttttttaaatttaaaatttaattaattgacATTAATggtatttttgaatcaaaatttGTCCTAATTATTTTCACttccattcaccattcacaacACAAACCCACAAATTCTAATCAATTTTCCCAATGTCCCATGCTGCCGTGGTTTCGCCCTCGCGGCCCTAGTGTCACCGCTGCACTGTCCTCGTGCGCCATCGCCGGTCGTCTTTACATCCTTCTTCGCTACCTCATATGTCGTTCGCGCTGGAAAGACAACCACCATCGTGCTTCTACTTCACCCTACTCACGTCCCATTGCGACTCCCCATCGCTCGCCACTCGCACCCCATGATTCTCCATCCGTCGCGATGCAGCCACCACCAGATCCCCATTTGCGACGCGCGATCAACTACTCCGATCCATGGCGACTCCTCCACTCGTTGCAATATGCCACTGCGAGTCCCCCCACTGTCCACGCAATGCCGTCCAAAATGTCGTCGCTGGCCGTCCTGCGGCTCTTTTTCTCCTCCTATTTggttttgaatgatttttttaactagtttttatgtttcttttttctACATTACggataattctttttattagttatagatgattttttttatgttttgtatgttttttttttaggatttggatgattttttattagttttggatgattctttttcctatgttttgtatgtttttttcttAGCATTTTGATGattctttatcttatattttggtatttttgttttctggaatttcaatttttttttggaaagagaaattagtGTTTGCGTAATAAATGGTAAAAGGTAAATTAAAGTAAGAAAAGGTAAttaataatcattaattttgtatttttttaaaaaaattaaataattactaattatataattcaaaaatatttatttgcttATTGTTGGCTAGACTCTTTTTAGTTCTCTANtttttttaaattaaatttaataaaatatatttatatataatatataatagttaaaTTTAATGAACGAGTTTAATGTGCACATGGTATTTTTTCTAACATCACAATTATTTGTGTATTCATGTATATCAAATCAATGTCATAATAAGTCTTTGTGCTAGTTAATAGTAAACATAGTGCGATACATGAGACTAACTAGTTTTCTATAGattaaaaagatcaaatatGATGGATATTCaataaagattttataattatttttaggtaatttttttattattaaacagGGAATTATAAAGTTAAAttgtaatatattataaaaatattatttttatttaaaatataactaaataaatatatcatacttattttaaatatatttatgaacagatattttttatatctttattaATTAGCGTAGGTGCAAAAAGTATTATCTAAGTATAATAGATGCATCATGGGTGGATGTGTACAAAGTTAAATATAGTAGTACCAAAGCTAAATATAATTAGTAATAATTTTGTTGACTGTGTTAATGAATTATATTTCGAATAATAtatgacataattttttttatattcatttaaGAGGTATTGGGTTCGAGTCTTTCTATCTTCACTAAAAAAATTGTTGACcgcaattttaaaatattaaaaatgtattTCCGTTGCATTAAGGTACTCTTAGCCACTACATTcaacatttatttttcttttaccaactttatcttttatatatattgatgttattacattatttataaaattcttattatttctctctatatgaattctttttttattatttattatttatattttttattaattttttatttcacattatatatttttataattataatttttgtgtattatatttattattatctttttataatagaaTTTATTGATCCcattagataataataataatagttaaaaattataatgtactaaaaaagagtactaagagtattaaaaatatactatataaaaaatatataagaaaaaaatataaaaaaaattaaacatgtataaaaaaataatattataatttaatgtcACGTCCTTTTAAGTAATTAAGTAATTATCTATCtaaaagtaagtaattttaattaatattatccaaacaatatttattttatcaaatcaattttggtaaaaaattgtcaaacataaatcatatcGACAAAAACTTACTTctattcaaaatcaattctataAATCACTCTTATGCGATCTTATTCAAACTCTAATTTGACTAACCACAAGCCAAACATACGCTAAGTCATTGACTACGGCAATTGCATTGCAGGCTTGCAAGGTCGACGTAATTTaataagagtaaaaaaaaaaaacagctgTAGATATCAAGAGTAGACATGTATAATTCAAGGTTCATTGTGTGTTTATGCCGATGGATCCAAGTTGTGGAGCCACATTTATGGTTATCGTGGTGTTGATGTTGCATGTTGGAGTGAGTGGGTGCCTTGAGAGACAGAGGGGAGTATAGAATGGATCGTCCTCATTGATCAAAGTTGAAAGTTCAAGCATGG
The Arachis duranensis cultivar V14167 chromosome 5, aradu.V14167.gnm2.J7QH, whole genome shotgun sequence genome window above contains:
- the LOC107490841 gene encoding receptor-like protein EIX2, whose protein sequence is MSLSAIMPMNASCGAILLTVMVVSMLHVGVVTSGCIERERQALLDFKAAVVDDYGMLSSWKGRDCCHWNGVGCSNLTAHVISLDLHGDVILTRYSYLERLLRGKIPSSLVELQHLRYLNLSVNRFEDNHIPEFFGNLTSLRYLDLSFCHFGGRIPTQFGSLPHLTYLDLLGNDLEGSIPYQLGNLSKLQYLDLSENALQGTIPSQLGNLSSLHELYLEDTSDSLKMNDDGEWLSTLTSLTHLGLTSILNLNNSYKWIQAISNISTLTELSLIDCALSDHFISSQTPSLSMFKFPSSLSVLDLSYNTFTPSLLFQWLSNVTSNLVELHLELDLVSGLLRSSTPATSNHFDITMQSLERLHISYYQFTARDFKSFANICTLSFLSVFESNLTEDLESILHNLSAGCVVHSLQELDLSYSQIIGSIPDDLSIFPFLKDLSLDFNQLRGKIADNIRLPSQLKALSISSNSIEGGIPKSFGNICTLESLDLSYNNMIGELPVAIQHLSGCSSLQYLDLSNNKFNGTLPDITSIFPSLITLSLSENKLNGKVPEEIRFPLQLETLMMNSNSLEGVITESHFYNLSNLKVLDLSGNSFVLKINPDWIPPFQLQVINLQHCMLGPYIPKWLQTQKNLIQLDISNAGISDITPEWFWALSTRLYTMNISYNNLTGTIPNFALRLAGYPSISLAANQFEGSIPLFLRRAVSLDLSNNKFSDVTSFVCANDTAERLDQLDISNNHLSGQIPDCWENFKSLVYIDVSNNNFSGQVPTSMGSVLELRVLILRNNSLMGELPFSMKHCKNLVMLDAGENKLSGIIPSWIGSSLQQLQMLSLRKNHFFGSIPLSLCFLNGIRFLDLSVNQLWGPIPKCFINFTAMTTQERFLTDSHHHSYIVNDTIIRHMYNYDIIALLMWKGVEHIFENDKLLLKGIDLSSNQLSEDIPTELGNLVELVALNLSRNNLTGIIPSEIGRLVSLEFLDLSRNHLFGSIPSSLAKIDRLSMLDVSHNNLSGMIPIGTQLQSFNATSYEENQDLCGLPLEKLCFVKEPHQESVVKTQDEDDDFLQTFFMSMGLGFFVGFWGIFGTILFNRSWRHAYFRFLNNITEKVMSRWQRW